A stretch of Ipomoea triloba cultivar NCNSP0323 chromosome 13, ASM357664v1 DNA encodes these proteins:
- the LOC116002967 gene encoding uncharacterized protein LOC116002967, protein MIDKEGIKKLAYIAQAHYNAAPQKIRDSADKFFWSMVQRRKTTVTMEDFVESMKEKRYPEYAHPELFQMLVKDRNLGMDITESRTLYYIVLTGKPFCSWCKCFIPDIYFCCSKCSARSYALCLHCYSTKAYVNHRHYRDDDVFFLDYTVLHNTIKATPDTSEARGSGSSKAIVERNRGDKLVTGWNVCKAILNAGGTVLSIASTLDACTIM, encoded by the exons ATGATAGATAAAGAAGGTATAAAGAAGTTGGCATATATCGCACAGGCTCACTACAATGCAGCCCCTCAGAAAATCAGGGATTCTGCAGATAAGTTCTTCTGGAGTATGGTGCAGAGAAGAAAAACCACAGTAACCATGGAAGATTTCGTGGAATCCATGAAAGAAAAGAGGTATCCAGAATATGCCCACCCGGAGCTTTTCCAAATGCTAGTGAAGGATAGAAATTTGGGTATGGATATCACGGAATCCAGGACATTATACTACATTGTTCTCACTGGAAAACCATTCTGCAGCTGGTGTAAATGCTTCATCCCTGACATATATTTCTGCTGCTCTAAATGCTCCGCCCGCTCTTACGCTCTGTGCCTCCATTGTTACTCCACCAAAGCTTATGTTAACCATAGGCACTATAGGGACGATGATGTCTTCTTCTTGGACTACACTGTACTGCATAACACCATCAAAGCTACCCCTGATACATCAGAAGCGAGGGGAAGCGGATCCTCCAAGGCAATTGTGGAAAGG AATCGGGGTGATAAACTGGTGACTGGATGGAATGTATGTAAGGCAATACTCAATGCCGGCGGCACGGTTCTGTCAATTGCCAGTACTCTTGATGCTTGCACCATAATGTGA